One genomic region from Drosophila subpulchrella strain 33 F10 #4 breed RU33 chromosome 2R, RU_Dsub_v1.1 Primary Assembly, whole genome shotgun sequence encodes:
- the LOC119549880 gene encoding uncharacterized protein LOC119549880 — MPSQHMQVLCARVQMHTAKELTNSTYRLCAVRTASAFRTISDDAALVIAGQVPLCELVREPQNQDRGEEECQDAERRQLAGSLGQLQQGGYHCARQYLAVIPRNHGPYSCCLYLF; from the exons ATGCCGAGTCAACAT ATGCAAGTGCTTTGCGCACGCGTACAGATGCATACCGCGAAGGAGCTAACGAACTCGACGTACCGCCTTTGTGCTGTCAGAACAGCGAGTGCCTTCCggacgatctcggacgacgcagcgctcgtcattgcaggccaagttcccctatgtgaactggtgcgggagccacagaaccaagaccgaggtgaagaggagtgccaggatgcagagcgtcgacaactggcaggcagcctgggacaactccagcaaggtggctaccattgcgctaggcaataccttgcggtgataccgcgcaaTCACGGCCCCTACTCTTGTTGCTTGTACTTATTTTAG